One window from the genome of Hyphomonas neptunium ATCC 15444 encodes:
- a CDS encoding stage II sporulation protein M, translating into MSGDLLKSYRFREERQADWQKLDLILTRAENGGVKSLSDEQMLALPRLYRQAVSSLSVARSISLDQNVIAYLESLCTRAYFFVYGARTTIGERMMTFLRKDWPAAVRGAVWPTLLSALFFFGGWGLAFFLCLQDMDWYWTFHGQSFFEGRNPEATVEYLRSTIYTDGHGDGQLTAFSSFLFNNNAQIALFAFALGFAFGIPTAWLLVYNGVMIGSMYAVFWDKGLGYEFTGWLMIHGVTEIFAIVLAGAAGFIIGGAVAFPGAQTRLASARSAGQKAATIAMGCIIMLIIAAILEGFGRQLINSDLVRYVIAGTTGVLWMVYFYMSRQERSV; encoded by the coding sequence GTGAGCGGCGACCTTCTCAAATCCTACCGCTTCCGCGAGGAACGCCAGGCCGACTGGCAGAAGCTGGACCTGATCCTGACGCGGGCAGAAAATGGCGGCGTGAAAAGTCTGAGCGATGAGCAGATGCTGGCGCTGCCCCGGCTTTATCGGCAGGCCGTCTCTTCCCTCTCCGTGGCCCGCTCGATCTCGCTCGACCAGAACGTGATTGCGTATCTCGAGAGCCTGTGCACGCGCGCCTATTTCTTTGTTTATGGCGCCCGCACGACGATCGGCGAGCGGATGATGACCTTCCTGCGCAAGGACTGGCCCGCTGCCGTGCGCGGGGCGGTGTGGCCAACACTTTTGTCTGCCCTGTTCTTCTTCGGCGGATGGGGCCTCGCCTTCTTTCTGTGCCTGCAGGATATGGACTGGTACTGGACCTTCCACGGACAAAGCTTTTTTGAAGGGCGCAATCCGGAAGCCACGGTCGAGTATCTGCGAAGTACGATCTACACGGATGGGCATGGCGACGGGCAATTGACGGCCTTTTCCAGCTTCCTGTTCAACAACAACGCCCAGATCGCGCTGTTCGCGTTTGCGCTCGGCTTTGCGTTCGGTATCCCGACCGCCTGGCTGCTTGTATATAACGGGGTGATGATCGGCTCGATGTATGCCGTCTTCTGGGACAAGGGGCTGGGTTATGAGTTTACCGGCTGGCTGATGATCCATGGTGTCACAGAGATATTCGCCATTGTGCTGGCCGGCGCGGCGGGTTTCATCATTGGCGGCGCTGTGGCCTTTCCGGGCGCACAAACACGGCTCGCCTCGGCACGCTCGGCCGGGCAGAAAGCGGCCACCATCGCGATGGGCTGCATTATCATGCTCATTATTGCCGCCATACTTGAGGGCTTCGGCCGGCAGTTGATCAATTCGGATCTGGTCCGCTACGTGATTGCCGGCACGACCGGCGTTCTCTGGATGGTGTACTTTTACATGTCCCGGCAGGAACGCAGCGTATGA
- a CDS encoding RDD family protein produces MTRPAAPLPTKAKRLPVSLEAATQRRARMAEEIRQSKLIRRLITPEGAAIRLKLATAAERAGAFLIDIAIQWAIVIATLFGLNFAMSGFGEGSANIAFAFWLVFFFFVRNFYYIFFEIGQRAATPGKRALGLRVAARDGGRLTANSVLARNFIREIEVGLPFQFAMMGGDGASGWMALLGILWSSVFLLFPIFNKDKMRVGDLIAGTWVIRTPKTKLMHDITSAPGNQETSSRFNFTTAQADAYGIHELHVLEDVLRQSTPDIKQQVAARIRSKIGWTRQPGETDLAFLEGYYAALRRRLEQRMLLGDRKADKFDVR; encoded by the coding sequence ATGACCAGACCCGCCGCGCCCCTGCCCACCAAAGCCAAACGCCTGCCCGTCAGCCTTGAGGCGGCGACGCAGCGGCGCGCGCGTATGGCAGAAGAGATACGCCAGTCAAAACTCATCCGGCGCCTGATCACACCCGAGGGCGCAGCGATCCGGCTGAAGCTTGCGACAGCGGCTGAGCGCGCGGGCGCCTTCCTCATCGACATTGCCATTCAGTGGGCCATTGTCATTGCAACACTGTTTGGCCTCAACTTTGCGATGTCCGGCTTCGGTGAGGGAAGCGCCAACATTGCCTTTGCCTTCTGGCTGGTCTTCTTCTTTTTCGTCCGCAACTTCTATTACATCTTCTTCGAGATCGGGCAGCGGGCCGCCACACCGGGCAAGCGCGCGCTGGGTCTGCGGGTTGCTGCGCGCGATGGCGGCCGGTTGACGGCCAATTCCGTGCTCGCCCGCAATTTCATTCGCGAAATCGAGGTCGGCCTGCCCTTCCAGTTTGCCATGATGGGCGGAGACGGAGCCAGCGGCTGGATGGCGCTGCTTGGCATTCTCTGGTCCAGCGTGTTCCTGCTGTTCCCGATCTTCAACAAGGACAAGATGCGCGTGGGCGACCTGATTGCGGGGACCTGGGTTATCCGCACGCCCAAAACCAAACTGATGCATGACATCACGTCTGCGCCCGGCAATCAGGAAACATCCTCCCGCTTCAACTTCACCACGGCGCAGGCCGATGCCTATGGCATCCATGAGCTGCATGTTCTGGAGGATGTGCTGCGTCAGTCCACACCGGACATCAAACAGCAGGTGGCGGCCCGCATCCGGTCAAAGATCGGCTGGACCCGGCAGCCAGGGGAAACCGACCTGGCCTTTCTTGAAGGCTATTACGCAGCGCTCCGCCGCCGGCTGGAGCAGCGGATGTTGCTGGGCGACCGGAAGGCCGACAAGTTCGACGTCAGGTAA
- the galE gene encoding UDP-glucose 4-epimerase GalE, which yields MPGKVLVLGGAGYVGSHCCRAFSEAGWDVTVFDNLSTGWRDLVRWGKLIEGDLNSPGDIEAAFSAIKPDAVAHFAASTLVGESVTEPGKYYRNNTFTTLNVLDAMQRHNTRAIIFSSTCAIFGHAQTEFLAEDHPKNPINPYGMSKLMVEQMLAGFDHAHGIRSACLRYFNAAGADRQALTGERHACETHLIPLALKGAYDPGYSFTITGTDFDTPDGTALRDYIHVEDLAEAHLLALNALEQGAPSNAFNLGTGRGTSVAEIVDAVERATGRRLPRKIGPRRPGDAARLIAAPGRAKDVLGWTAKRSDVDNIITSALAWHQKDWAQHKEDSLQG from the coding sequence ATGCCGGGAAAAGTGCTTGTATTGGGCGGTGCGGGCTATGTGGGCAGTCATTGCTGCCGGGCGTTTTCCGAAGCAGGCTGGGATGTCACGGTTTTTGACAACCTCTCCACCGGCTGGCGGGACCTGGTGCGCTGGGGCAAGCTGATCGAAGGCGATCTCAACAGCCCCGGTGACATCGAGGCGGCTTTCAGCGCAATCAAGCCGGATGCCGTTGCGCACTTCGCGGCGTCCACGCTGGTCGGAGAGTCGGTCACGGAACCGGGCAAATACTATCGCAACAACACCTTCACGACGCTCAACGTGCTCGATGCCATGCAGCGCCACAACACGCGCGCGATCATCTTCTCGTCGACCTGCGCGATTTTCGGTCATGCGCAGACGGAGTTTCTCGCCGAGGACCATCCGAAGAACCCGATCAACCCCTATGGCATGTCGAAGCTGATGGTGGAGCAAATGCTCGCCGGCTTCGATCATGCCCATGGTATTCGCTCTGCCTGCCTGCGGTATTTCAATGCAGCCGGGGCCGACCGCCAGGCCCTCACAGGTGAACGCCATGCCTGCGAAACGCACCTGATCCCCTTGGCCCTCAAGGGGGCGTATGATCCAGGCTATTCCTTCACCATCACCGGTACGGATTTCGATACGCCCGATGGCACGGCCCTGCGAGACTATATCCATGTCGAGGACCTGGCCGAGGCACACCTCCTTGCCTTGAACGCGCTCGAACAGGGCGCGCCGTCAAATGCGTTCAATCTCGGCACCGGCCGGGGCACCAGCGTGGCGGAGATCGTCGACGCCGTTGAGCGCGCAACGGGCCGGCGCTTGCCCCGCAAGATCGGACCGCGCCGCCCTGGCGACGCCGCCCGTCTGATTGCGGCGCCGGGCAGGGCGAAGGATGTGCTTGGCTGGACGGCAAAACGTTCCGATGTCGATAACATCATCACCTCGGCGCTGGCCTGGCACCAGAAAGACTGGGCGCAGCACAAGGAAGACAGCCTCCAGGGCTGA
- a CDS encoding glycosyltransferase family 2 protein, with the protein MEKVTVIIPCYNAEGFIETAVRSALDQTIPAQVIVVDDCSSDGSFALLQAIATTEPRLTAVRQPQNGGPSAARNSALRLVKTDWVANLDADDYLLPDRLRAMVAHAEGRALDFVADDVIRVEPGQAPAEGIRVWKDELIGSVPMGLARFVQENLAKYSGPRREIGYLKPLMRTAFLREKNLFFREDMRLAEDYEFYARSLTLGARWEIIDPCGYIAVSMPESLSKAYPTSAIEKLVLADREFLKQPGLSRGERAAIGEHLHHTATDYAWRTMIDGVRTKNPALMMRALMQPPAVSGKVVLRMAKHLLRMPILPEVPEEARKPARETAGLGLT; encoded by the coding sequence GTGGAAAAAGTAACCGTCATCATTCCCTGCTACAATGCAGAAGGCTTTATCGAGACGGCGGTGCGCAGCGCGCTTGATCAGACGATCCCTGCTCAGGTGATCGTTGTGGATGATTGTTCGAGCGATGGCAGTTTTGCGCTGTTGCAGGCTATCGCGACCACCGAACCTCGCCTCACGGCCGTGCGTCAGCCTCAAAATGGCGGGCCATCAGCGGCGCGCAATTCGGCCCTGCGTTTGGTAAAAACGGATTGGGTCGCAAATCTGGATGCGGATGACTACCTGCTGCCAGACCGGCTGCGTGCGATGGTGGCGCATGCCGAGGGCCGCGCGCTCGACTTCGTCGCGGATGATGTGATCCGGGTCGAACCGGGACAGGCTCCAGCCGAAGGCATCCGCGTATGGAAAGATGAGCTTATCGGGTCCGTCCCGATGGGGCTGGCGCGGTTTGTGCAAGAGAATCTGGCGAAATATTCCGGTCCGCGCCGGGAAATCGGATACCTGAAGCCATTGATGCGCACTGCGTTCCTGCGGGAAAAGAACCTCTTCTTCAGAGAAGATATGCGCCTGGCCGAGGATTACGAATTCTACGCCCGCTCGCTCACCCTCGGCGCGCGCTGGGAGATCATTGATCCGTGTGGGTACATCGCTGTCAGCATGCCGGAATCTCTCTCCAAGGCATATCCGACTTCGGCCATCGAAAAGCTGGTGCTGGCTGACCGAGAATTCCTCAAACAGCCAGGCTTGTCGCGGGGTGAGCGCGCCGCAATCGGGGAGCACCTTCACCACACGGCCACAGACTATGCCTGGCGCACCATGATTGATGGTGTCCGGACGAAAAATCCGGCACTCATGATGCGCGCGCTGATGCAGCCGCCGGCTGTTTCAGGGAAAGTTGTCCTGCGCATGGCAAAACACCTTCTGAGGATGCCCATCCTGCCGGAAGTTCCCGAAGAGGCACGCAAACCTGCCCGCGAGACGGCGGGGCTCGGACTTACCTGA
- a CDS encoding DUF58 domain-containing protein produces the protein MISPTPRAIFLMLMGMPLLIAIALFAPQLWVLSAGWIAGVCGIVLMDGLMGAQIRAYEPEVDIPPLLYVGEDDPLPIRLRFAKGPLPARIEIQLETNEFIPQPEPQGLRGWEARERHYELRVAPARRGMARIVRLWSRWRGPMGLVQKRHVQEIGVDVPVTPNVRWVRDEAIRLFSRDAEFGIKTQIERGDGSEFDALREFTAGMDRRAIDWKHSARHRHLLAKEFKTERNHNIVFAFDTGRLMSEPLCGVAKIDRAVTAGLLLAYVSLRAGDRTMFYGFASKPGVTSGFLTGTSSFPKAQATVAEMDYSDEEANFTLALTNLAGRLERRSLVIIFSDFVDTISAELMLENVKRLTDRHLVLFATFEDEALSTMADAPPEKAEDVARAVIADTLLSERDLVFRRLQRMGVQIIESRPEHFGAELVSRYLQIKQRDML, from the coding sequence GTGATTTCACCGACGCCCCGCGCGATCTTCCTTATGCTGATGGGCATGCCGTTGCTCATCGCCATTGCTCTGTTTGCGCCGCAGCTCTGGGTGCTCTCGGCGGGATGGATCGCGGGCGTGTGCGGCATTGTGTTGATGGACGGGCTGATGGGCGCTCAGATCCGGGCGTATGAGCCGGAGGTGGATATACCGCCTCTGCTTTATGTGGGTGAGGACGATCCACTGCCGATCCGCCTGCGCTTTGCGAAGGGCCCCCTGCCTGCGCGGATAGAGATACAGCTGGAAACCAATGAATTCATTCCCCAGCCAGAGCCGCAGGGGTTGCGCGGATGGGAAGCGCGGGAGCGGCATTACGAACTGAGGGTGGCGCCTGCGCGGCGCGGCATGGCGCGCATCGTGCGCCTGTGGAGCCGCTGGCGCGGGCCGATGGGGCTGGTGCAGAAGCGGCATGTGCAGGAGATTGGCGTGGACGTACCGGTCACGCCCAATGTCCGCTGGGTGCGGGACGAAGCCATCCGGCTGTTCTCGCGCGACGCTGAATTCGGCATCAAGACACAGATCGAGCGCGGCGATGGCAGCGAGTTTGACGCGCTGCGCGAATTTACCGCCGGTATGGACCGGCGCGCGATTGACTGGAAACATTCTGCCCGCCACCGCCATCTGCTGGCCAAGGAATTCAAGACCGAGCGCAATCATAATATCGTCTTCGCTTTCGACACCGGGCGCCTGATGAGCGAGCCGCTGTGCGGGGTGGCCAAGATTGACCGCGCGGTGACGGCCGGACTGCTGCTGGCCTATGTCTCGCTGCGCGCGGGCGACCGGACGATGTTCTACGGCTTTGCCTCAAAGCCTGGTGTCACCAGCGGCTTCCTCACTGGAACGAGCAGCTTCCCCAAAGCGCAAGCCACCGTGGCGGAGATGGACTATTCCGATGAGGAGGCAAACTTCACCCTGGCGCTGACCAATCTGGCCGGGCGGCTGGAGCGGCGCAGCCTGGTGATCATCTTCTCCGACTTTGTCGACACGATCTCCGCCGAACTGATGCTGGAAAATGTAAAGCGGTTGACCGACCGCCACCTTGTCCTCTTCGCAACCTTCGAAGATGAAGCGCTGAGTACGATGGCCGATGCCCCGCCGGAGAAGGCCGAAGACGTGGCGCGCGCGGTGATCGCCGATACGCTGCTGTCCGAGCGCGACCTGGTGTTCCGCCGGCTGCAACGGATGGGGGTCCAGATCATTGAGAGCCGGCCCGAACATTTCGGCGCGGAGCTTGTTTCCCGTTACCTTCAGATCAAACAGAGGGACATGCTGTGA